CGTGAAGGCGGCTTTCAGCCACGCCCGCGACATCAACGACAACCTGATGTATGCGCAGCAGACGCGGCGCGTCCTGGACCGTCTGGTGGGCTACCAGATCTCGCCCCTGCTGTGGGACAAGGTCAAGCGCGGCCTCTCGGCCGGACGTGTGCAGACGGTGGCTCTGCGGTTGATCGTCGAGCGGGAACGCGAGATCAACGCTTTCAATCCGGTGGAGTACTGGACCATCGACGCCGAGCTGATGCCCAAGGGCGGCAAACAGAGCTTCCTGGCGCGCCTGGTTGGCATCAACGGCGAACCGGCCCGTGTGGCCAACGGCACGGACAAGGAAGGCAAGCCGCAGTTTCTGTCCAACGCTCTGGCCGACCAGAAGATTACTGATGCAACCATCGAAGCCCTGAAGAAGGCGACGTGGACGGTGCGCGGCGTTGAGAAGAAGGAGCGCCGCCGCAATGCTCCTGCTCCGTTTACCACCTCCAAGCTGCAGCAGGACGCTGCCGGACGGCTGGGCTTCAACGTGCGCCGCACCATGGGCGTGGCGCAGCGTCTGTATGAAGGAATTGACGTCGGCAAGGATGGCACGGTGGGTCTGATCACCTACATGCGTACCGACTCGGTGCGTGTGTCGCCGGATGCCATCACCGAGGCGCGCGACTACATCGGCAAGAAGCTGGGCGCGAAGTACCTGCCAGCCTCTGCCAACCAGTTCAAGGGCAAGAAGGACGCGCAGGATGCGCACGAAGCCATCCGTCCGACGCACGTGGAGTACACGCCTGAGTCAATTCGCCGCTATCTGACCGATGAGCAGTTCCGGTTGTACAAGCTGATCTGGAACCGCTTCGTTGCCAGCCAGATGACGCCGGCGGTCTTTGACCAGACCTCGGTCGACATTGCCGCAAAATCCGACAAGACCTATGATTTCCGCGTATCCGGTTCGGTACTCAAGTTCGATGGCTTCCTGAAGGTCTACGAGGCTCCGCAGGCGGTTGCCGCAACGGAGAAGAAGGCCGAGGAAGAGTCGGGTAAGCAGAGTGAAGACTCGGAAGATGCCGAGACCAGCCTGCCGGCGCTGAACCAGGGCGATCCCCTGGGGTTGAACCGGCTCGATCCGCAGCAGAAGTTTACCGATCCGCCGCCACGCTTCAACGAGGCCTCGCTGGTCAAGACGCTGGAAGAGCTGGGCATTGGGCGGCCGTCGACCTATGCCTCGATCATCAACACCATCCAGGAGCGCGACTACGTCAAGAAGATGAAGTCGAAGCTGGTGCCGACCGAGATCGGCATGGTGGTAACGGAGCTGCTGGTCAAGAACTTCCCATACATCTTCAAGTTCGATTACACGGCGCAGCTTGAGAGCGAGCTGGACGACGTGGAAGACGGCAAGGAGAAGTGGACCGACCTGCTGAAGGGCTTCTACGACCACTTCGAAAAGGAACTGGTCGTCGCCGACAAAAACATGGAGGAGATCAAGCGGTGGGAGAAGCCGACCACCGAGATCTGCGAGAAGTGTGGATCGCCCTTGATTCTGAAGTGGGGCAAGTTCGGCAGCTTCTTCTCGTGTTCGAACTTCTCGAAAGCCAAGCCGATGGCCGTGGCTATTGGCCCGGTGAAGAAGGACGTGAAGGCCGTTGTCAAGAAGGTGACCGCCAAGCTGGGCTTCCCCATGACCGTGAAGGGCATGGTGGACGATGCCGAGGCCTTTGCCGAAGAGGTGGAGGACGACAAGCACCTTCGGGATGCCCTGACTGAGGCTGCCGAGCGGTCGAAGAAGATCGTGGTTGAGCCATTCTCCTGTGACTACACCCGCGAGAACTTCGCGGACAAGCCGGATCTGGCTTCGCCGGATGCTCAGGACGCCGAAGCGGAAGAGGAGTACTGCGATAACTGCGGCAAGCAAATGGTGCTGAAGAACGGGCCTTTCGGGCCGTTCATGAGCTGTCCGGACTACAGTGCGGACCCGCCGTGCAAGACCATTCGCAAGCTGAACCAGAAGCAGCAGCAGAAGCCGCCGGAGCCGACAGGGGAGATCTGCCCGGAGTGCGGCAAGCACGAGCTGGTGAAGCGCCAGGGGCCGTATGGAGAGTTCATCTCCTGCTCGGGTTACCCGAAGTGCAAGTACATCAAGCAGAACCTGCTGGAGGTGCCCTGCCCGAAGGACGGAGCTCCCATCGCCGAGCGTCGTACGCGTCGCAACACGACCTTCTACGGTTGCACCAACTATCCGAAGTGCGACTTCACCTCGAACCAGAAGCTGGTTCCGGGACCATGCCCCAAGTGCAAGTCCAGCTACCTGCTGGAGGTGGAGCGCAAGGACGGTGTGTACCTGGTATGCCCCAACAACGTGGAGGCTCTTCCGAAGCGCAAGGCCAAGGCGGGGGAAGAGGCTGCCAAACCGGCTACGGAGTGCCACTTCGAGAAGCGCATCGGGGACAAGCCGGAGCCGAAGGAACTGGAGCGTCCTGACCCGGAGAAGACACGTCCTCTGGTTGAGGCATAGCCCTTCTAAGTTGATGAGATGAAAGGCCGGGGAGCTACCCGGCCTTTCGTTTTTGCTCCGAACCTGATAAAACATACATCTGGGAACTAGGTTCCCAATATCTTGTAAGTTGCTGAAAATACTAGGACGCTTTTCATGGCGAAGGCAGTATGGAACGGCCAGCTTCTGGCCGAGAGTGACAAGTTTGAGACGGTCGAGGGGAACATTTATTTCCCCGAAGAGTCCGTTAAGCGCGAGTTTCTGCGCTCCAGCTCGACGACTTCGAGCTGCCCCTGGAAAGGCCAGGCCCGCTACTACACCATTGTGGTGGACGGCCAGGAGAACCCCGATGCAGCCTGGTACTACCCGGATCCGAAGCCGGCAGCTCGGCAGGTTAAGCACCACATCGCCTTCTGGCGTGGCGTGGAAGTTTCCAAGTAATCAAACTCTAGTAACTTTCTGTTGATTTGATCTTGCAAGTCGTGCCTTACAGCAATTAGCGTCTTGATCCGTAGTCCGCAGAAAGGGTTGAGACGTTATGGTTCTGGGGTTCGTATTGCTGTATCTCGTGGTGAATGCTCTTCTTGGTTTCTCGATGCACGAGTCGCTGCGGCACTCGTCCTTGACGGAGCCTAAATCCGGTGAGCTGGCGATGTATTCGCTGGTTTTCCTGTTTGCCGGTCTGCCCACTGTGCTGGTTGCGCTTGCGTTCGGAGCTCTTCGGAATGCCGTGCGGAATTACCAGCATCACCACCATCATCCTCTGCACCACAGCTAAGAGTCCTCCAAACGCAAAATAGCCGCATCGCGCGGCTATTTTGCGTTTGGAAGACTGCTTTCTCAGTAGGCTTGCATCTGTTCGATGGGCAGGCGTACCTGGAAGCAGGTGGCACCGGGCTTTGATTCCACGGAAATGTGGCCGGAGTGCTTGGAGATGATGCGCTGCACGGTATCGAGTCCAAGTCCGAGCCCGAAGCCGGGAGCCTTGGTGGTGAAGAAGGGCTCGAAGATGCGTGACTGGAGCTCGACCGGGATGCCGGGGCCGGAGTCCCAGATCTCGACCAGTGCCAGCTGCCCGGAGGTGCGGGTGCGCAGCCGCAGGGTGCCGTTGTCCTGCATGGCGTCCAGTGCGTTTTCAATAATGGCGGTAAAGACCTGGTTCAGTTCGCTGCCGTAGGCAGGCACGGGAGGGAGCAGGGGATCGAAGTCACGCTCCACCGTGATGTGCGTCAGGCGTGAGCCGAGCATTGCCAGCGTGTTGTCGAGCGCCGCGGCAAGATCGATGTCCTGAATCGGAGCCTGGTCCATATAGGAGTAGTCCTTGATGGCCGTGATCAGGTCAAAGATGCGCACGGTGGCGTCGATGACGGTCTCGGTCATGCGCTCAGTGCGGATGGCCGACGAGATGGTCCCGATGGCGATGGGCAGGATATCCGCGCCGATCAGCGACAGTTCATCCAGGTCGCAGACCTCAAGCGTCGTCTCGGCGAGCACGGGAGCGAACTTCCAGGGATCCGCCACATTGTGCTCGGTCAGCCACTGACCGAAGTCGTCCTCGCGGTTGGAGATGGCGATGGAGTCGCGTGCCAGCACGGGGCGGCTGCCGGTGGGCGACTTGAGGCGCAGGCGCGTGACCCACTGGCGGTACATCGCCTTTTGCTCTTCTGTAAGGCACAGGGAGCCGAGCTGGTATTTCAGGTCGCCATAGGTGCGGAGTTCGCCCAGCAGAGAGGAGGCAGCCCGCTGTGCGGCCGAGGCGGGGTTGTTGAGCTCGTGCGAGAGGTTGGCGGCGAGCTTGCCCAGAGCGGCAATCTTCTCTGACTGCTGCTCCATGCGCGTGACCTCGCGGACGCGGTTCAGCAGGGTAGAGACGCAGCGCTGTCCCATGCTGGGAATGGCGCGCAGCAGGTCGTCAAACTGGTTGCGGAGAATGTGCAGGCCCCATACGTCGCCGACAGCGTAGCCGGTGCCGCCGTAGGTCTGCATGCGGGAGTAGGGCAGAAGGCCGGAGAGCTGGCCGACACGCGAGATGAAGAACGCAACAGAGCCGCGTTCGCGGCGGCGAACGTGAACCTCTCCCTGGAGAAGGAT
Above is a genomic segment from Terriglobus tenax containing:
- the topA gene encoding type I DNA topoisomerase, whose product is MAKSLVIVESPAKAKTIGKYLGNDYTVEASIGHIMDLPKNDIGVELKKRTFEPTLIVSPGKEKVVDRLKKLAAKADAIYLAPDPDREGEAIAAHLKMQIAPAVRNKKIQRVTFNEITPKAVKAAFSHARDINDNLMYAQQTRRVLDRLVGYQISPLLWDKVKRGLSAGRVQTVALRLIVEREREINAFNPVEYWTIDAELMPKGGKQSFLARLVGINGEPARVANGTDKEGKPQFLSNALADQKITDATIEALKKATWTVRGVEKKERRRNAPAPFTTSKLQQDAAGRLGFNVRRTMGVAQRLYEGIDVGKDGTVGLITYMRTDSVRVSPDAITEARDYIGKKLGAKYLPASANQFKGKKDAQDAHEAIRPTHVEYTPESIRRYLTDEQFRLYKLIWNRFVASQMTPAVFDQTSVDIAAKSDKTYDFRVSGSVLKFDGFLKVYEAPQAVAATEKKAEEESGKQSEDSEDAETSLPALNQGDPLGLNRLDPQQKFTDPPPRFNEASLVKTLEELGIGRPSTYASIINTIQERDYVKKMKSKLVPTEIGMVVTELLVKNFPYIFKFDYTAQLESELDDVEDGKEKWTDLLKGFYDHFEKELVVADKNMEEIKRWEKPTTEICEKCGSPLILKWGKFGSFFSCSNFSKAKPMAVAIGPVKKDVKAVVKKVTAKLGFPMTVKGMVDDAEAFAEEVEDDKHLRDALTEAAERSKKIVVEPFSCDYTRENFADKPDLASPDAQDAEAEEEYCDNCGKQMVLKNGPFGPFMSCPDYSADPPCKTIRKLNQKQQQKPPEPTGEICPECGKHELVKRQGPYGEFISCSGYPKCKYIKQNLLEVPCPKDGAPIAERRTRRNTTFYGCTNYPKCDFTSNQKLVPGPCPKCKSSYLLEVERKDGVYLVCPNNVEALPKRKAKAGEEAAKPATECHFEKRIGDKPEPKELERPDPEKTRPLVEA
- a CDS encoding DUF427 domain-containing protein, producing MAKAVWNGQLLAESDKFETVEGNIYFPEESVKREFLRSSSTTSSCPWKGQARYYTIVVDGQENPDAAWYYPDPKPAARQVKHHIAFWRGVEVSK
- a CDS encoding sensor histidine kinase; the protein is MATATPEAPTPACTPVDEIIVALRRVEALDGLTDADYLWLAENGTEQKLSAGQEVFQEGDPADRMTILLQGEVHVRRRERGSVAFFISRVGQLSGLLPYSRMQTYGGTGYAVGDVWGLHILRNQFDDLLRAIPSMGQRCVSTLLNRVREVTRMEQQSEKIAALGKLAANLSHELNNPASAAQRAASSLLGELRTYGDLKYQLGSLCLTEEQKAMYRQWVTRLRLKSPTGSRPVLARDSIAISNREDDFGQWLTEHNVADPWKFAPVLAETTLEVCDLDELSLIGADILPIAIGTISSAIRTERMTETVIDATVRIFDLITAIKDYSYMDQAPIQDIDLAAALDNTLAMLGSRLTHITVERDFDPLLPPVPAYGSELNQVFTAIIENALDAMQDNGTLRLRTRTSGQLALVEIWDSGPGIPVELQSRIFEPFFTTKAPGFGLGLGLDTVQRIISKHSGHISVESKPGATCFQVRLPIEQMQAY